Proteins from a genomic interval of Streptomyces sp. NBC_00820:
- a CDS encoding GNAT family N-acetyltransferase, with product MTEFSVLGDDTAWQKDFERRLHASYTAAGLGADAAERMLEEARGGVGDWTVAEITDAGTRVGHVAVVVAEDNGALAGRICDLHVDAPHAGRGHERAAREWAEEWCAQRGARRLNVRLTESAGELFDGYRVRGQLRMRHVGSPPESADAVTARPMTGAEYPEWLASEKTAYVGDIVRAGALSPEEAERKSDRDFAKLIPEGLATPDNTFLVLEAAGERIGTGWLRHGHLPGVTYGYSLHVLERHRGKGYGRAAMAAGERATLAAGDSALMFTVWGGNEVAMNLYTSAGYRVMEEFRSVGLPRSAA from the coding sequence ATGACGGAATTCAGCGTCCTTGGTGACGACACGGCATGGCAGAAGGACTTCGAGCGGCGGCTGCACGCCTCGTACACGGCGGCCGGGCTCGGTGCGGACGCGGCGGAGCGCATGCTGGAGGAGGCACGCGGCGGCGTCGGCGACTGGACCGTCGCCGAGATCACGGACGCCGGGACCCGGGTGGGGCATGTGGCCGTGGTCGTGGCCGAGGACAACGGCGCCCTCGCGGGCCGGATCTGTGACCTCCATGTCGACGCGCCGCACGCCGGCCGGGGACACGAGCGGGCCGCCCGGGAGTGGGCCGAGGAATGGTGCGCGCAGCGCGGCGCGCGCCGGCTGAACGTACGGCTCACCGAGTCCGCCGGCGAACTGTTCGACGGTTACCGTGTCCGCGGCCAGCTCAGGATGCGGCATGTGGGTTCCCCGCCGGAGTCGGCCGACGCCGTCACCGCACGGCCGATGACAGGGGCCGAGTATCCCGAGTGGCTCGCGTCCGAGAAGACCGCGTACGTCGGCGACATCGTCCGGGCGGGAGCGCTGAGCCCCGAGGAGGCTGAACGCAAGTCCGACCGCGACTTCGCGAAGCTGATCCCCGAGGGCCTGGCGACGCCCGACAACACCTTCCTGGTGCTCGAGGCGGCGGGCGAGCGGATCGGCACCGGCTGGCTGCGGCACGGACATCTCCCGGGGGTCACCTACGGCTACTCTCTGCACGTCCTGGAGCGGCACCGCGGCAAGGGGTACGGGCGGGCCGCGATGGCGGCCGGAGAGCGGGCGACGCTCGCGGCCGGCGACTCGGCGCTGATGTTCACCGTGTGGGGCGGCAACGAGGTGGCGATGAACCTGTACACGAGCGCCGGCTATCGAGTGATGGAGGAGTTCCGCTCCGTCGGCCTTCCCCGTTCAGCCGCCTGA